A genomic stretch from Neomonachus schauinslandi chromosome 14, ASM220157v2, whole genome shotgun sequence includes:
- the LOC110576945 gene encoding nucleophosmin-like — protein MDMDMSPLRPQTYLFTVGEDAESEDEEEEVVKFLSNLESVLTLEKAKLGAGENDDEDDEDDEGEEEEKEEEGRGGAGRGRGGGGGTGDDEHDNEEEAEEKAPVKKCPQSFKEQEKTLKTPKGPSSVEDIKAKMQVSREKGGFLTRVEARFINYVKNCFQMTDQEVIQDL, from the exons ATGGACATGGACATGAGCCCTCTAAGGCCCCAGACTTATCTTTTCA CTGTGGGGGAAGATGCAGAGTCagaagatgaagaggaagaggttGTGAAATTCCTTAGCAATCTGGAAAGTGTTCTAAccttggaaaaagcaaaacttggTGCTGGTGAAAATGATGAcgaagatgatgaagatgatgagggagaagaagaagaaaaagaagaagaagggagagggggagcgggaaggggaagaggaggaggaggaggaacaggagaTGATGAACATGATAATGAGGAGGAAGCTGAAGAAAAAGCtccagtaaa AAAATGTCCCCAATCCttcaaagaacaggaaaaaactCTTAAAACGCCCAAAGGACCTAGTTCTGTAGAGGACATTAAAGCAAAAATGCAAGTAAGTAGAGAAAAAGGTGGTTTTCTTACCAGAGTAGAAGCCAGGTTCATCAATTATGTGAAGAATTGTTTCCAGATGACTGACCAGGAGGTTATTCAAGATCTCTAG